Proteins from a single region of Streptomyces spinoverrucosus:
- a CDS encoding leucyl aminopeptidase, with translation MTALTLSTAAAPGLRSDAIVIGVAKGDKGPVVAPGAEAVDKAYDGRLAGVLETLGASGAEGEVTKLPAPAGFKTPLVVAVGLGARPEKDAEYDAEALRRAAGAAARALTGAKKAAFALPVTDAAAVGAIGEGALLGAYSFDTYKDNGKNAKDNKNGKAPLAEVTVLGGKPRDKAHKAAVERAIAVSEELNRARDLVNTPPNDLNPEAFAAVAQAAAKEHGIKVQVLDEKALAKGGYGGIVGVGSGSAAAPRLVKLSYTSSKAKKHLAFVGKGITYDSGGISLKPAGHNETMKCDMSGAAAVFAAVVAAARLGLEVNVTGWLALAENMPSGSATRPGDVLRMYSGKTVEVLNTDAEGRLVLADALWAASEEKPDAIVDVATLTGAMMLALGNRTFGVMANDDAFRSAVHEAAEEVGEAAWPMPLPEHLRKGMDSATADIANMGERMGGGLVAGIFLREFVGEGITWAHLDIAGPAFNEQGPFGYTPKGGTGSGVRTLVRLAELTASGDLG, from the coding sequence GTGACTGCTCTCACTCTCAGCACCGCCGCGGCGCCGGGCCTGCGGTCCGACGCGATCGTGATCGGTGTCGCCAAGGGCGACAAGGGCCCGGTCGTCGCACCGGGCGCGGAAGCCGTGGACAAGGCGTACGACGGCAGGCTCGCCGGCGTCCTGGAGACCCTGGGTGCCTCCGGCGCCGAGGGCGAGGTGACGAAGCTGCCCGCGCCGGCCGGCTTCAAGACGCCGCTCGTGGTGGCGGTGGGCCTGGGTGCCCGGCCGGAGAAGGACGCGGAGTACGACGCGGAGGCGCTGCGCCGGGCCGCCGGGGCCGCCGCCCGTGCGCTGACCGGCGCCAAGAAGGCCGCCTTCGCACTGCCGGTCACGGACGCGGCCGCGGTCGGCGCGATCGGCGAGGGCGCGCTGCTCGGCGCGTACTCCTTCGACACGTACAAGGACAACGGCAAGAACGCCAAGGACAACAAGAACGGCAAGGCCCCGCTCGCCGAGGTCACCGTGCTCGGCGGCAAGCCGCGCGACAAGGCGCACAAGGCGGCGGTCGAGCGTGCCATCGCCGTGTCCGAGGAGCTCAACCGCGCCCGCGACCTGGTCAACACCCCGCCGAACGACCTCAACCCCGAGGCCTTCGCCGCCGTCGCTCAGGCGGCGGCCAAGGAGCACGGCATCAAGGTGCAGGTGCTCGACGAGAAGGCGCTGGCCAAGGGCGGGTACGGCGGCATCGTGGGCGTCGGCTCCGGGTCGGCGGCGGCGCCGCGGCTGGTGAAGCTGTCGTACACCTCCTCCAAGGCGAAGAAGCACCTCGCGTTCGTGGGCAAGGGCATCACCTACGACTCGGGCGGCATCTCGCTGAAGCCGGCCGGTCACAACGAGACGATGAAGTGCGACATGAGCGGCGCGGCGGCGGTCTTCGCGGCCGTGGTCGCCGCCGCCCGGCTCGGGCTGGAGGTCAATGTCACCGGGTGGCTGGCGCTGGCCGAGAACATGCCGTCCGGGTCGGCCACGCGGCCGGGTGACGTGCTGCGGATGTACAGCGGCAAGACCGTCGAGGTGCTGAACACCGACGCCGAGGGACGGCTGGTGCTGGCGGACGCCCTGTGGGCGGCGTCGGAGGAGAAGCCGGACGCGATCGTGGATGTGGCGACGCTGACCGGGGCGATGATGCTGGCGCTGGGCAACCGGACGTTCGGCGTGATGGCCAACGACGACGCGTTCCGCTCCGCGGTGCACGAGGCCGCGGAGGAGGTCGGTGAGGCGGCGTGGCCGATGCCGCTGCCGGAGCATCTGCGCAAGGGGATGGACTCGGCCACCGCCGACATCGCCAACATGGGTGAGCGGATGGGCGGCGGGCTGGTCGCCGGGATCTTCCTGCGGGAGTTCGTGGGTGAGGGCATCACCTGGGCGCACCTCGACATCGCCGGGCCCGCTTTCAACGAGCAGGGGCCGTTCGGGTACACGCCGAAGGGTGGGACCGGGTCCGGGGTGCGGACTCTTGTGCGGCTGGCGGAGCTGACGGCCTCCGGCGATCTGGGGTGA
- the pelF gene encoding GT4 family glycosyltransferase PelF has protein sequence MRTGRHVTMLTEGTYPHVHGGVSTWCDQLVKGMPEVDFHLVSLTGTGREPVTWELPPNVYRHTSVPTWGPRPGRKRAPYGRARRRFTDSYERFLLSFLDPDAPCDFGEALYELAELARDGRLSAALRTESALRSLMWIWTMPHLPTAAARPTVHDALTATDLLEHALRPLGVRIPEDSVAHAVSSGLATLPALAAHKLDGVPFLLTEHGIYLRERYLGYRRDAQRWPVKAFMLGFYRELNSHGYRAADLITPCNQYNRRWEERGGADADRIRTVYNGVDPAAFPHAGPEPEIPTLTWCGRVDPIKDLETLIRAYAMVRAEIPETRLRLFGPVPPGGEAYRTKLEKLAAELGVTDGLTFEGRISEVWRAYAAGHVVMLSSISEGFPFSLIEAMSCGRTTVSTDVGGVREAVGDTGLVVPPREPEKMAAAALTLLRDDERRLRLAESSRQRVIDRFTLRRCVENFRTIYQELAGQAEVYEPTVETVADWTLELRDPWYATVATNGTGW, from the coding sequence ATGCGTACCGGCCGTCACGTCACCATGCTCACCGAAGGCACCTACCCACACGTCCACGGCGGCGTCAGCACCTGGTGCGACCAGCTAGTGAAGGGCATGCCGGAAGTCGACTTCCACCTCGTCTCGCTCACCGGCACCGGCCGCGAACCCGTCACCTGGGAGCTGCCGCCCAACGTCTACCGGCACACCTCGGTGCCGACCTGGGGCCCACGCCCGGGCCGCAAGCGGGCACCGTACGGCCGGGCCCGGCGCCGTTTCACCGACTCCTACGAGCGTTTTCTGCTGTCCTTCCTCGACCCGGACGCACCCTGCGACTTCGGCGAGGCGCTGTACGAGCTGGCCGAACTCGCCCGGGACGGACGGCTGTCGGCGGCGCTGCGCACGGAGTCGGCGCTGCGGTCGCTGATGTGGATCTGGACGATGCCGCATCTACCGACGGCGGCGGCCCGGCCGACCGTCCATGACGCCCTGACCGCGACGGACCTGCTGGAGCACGCGCTGCGCCCGCTCGGGGTGCGGATCCCCGAGGACAGCGTCGCCCACGCGGTGAGCAGCGGTCTGGCCACGCTCCCGGCCCTCGCCGCGCACAAGCTGGACGGGGTGCCCTTCCTCCTCACCGAGCACGGCATCTATCTGCGCGAGCGGTACCTCGGTTACCGCCGGGACGCCCAGCGCTGGCCGGTGAAGGCGTTCATGCTCGGCTTCTACCGTGAACTGAATTCACACGGCTATCGAGCGGCCGACCTGATCACACCGTGCAACCAGTACAACCGCCGCTGGGAGGAGCGCGGCGGCGCCGACGCCGACAGGATCCGCACGGTGTACAACGGCGTCGACCCGGCCGCCTTCCCGCACGCCGGCCCCGAACCCGAGATCCCCACCCTCACCTGGTGCGGCCGCGTCGACCCCATCAAGGACCTGGAAACCCTCATCCGCGCCTACGCCATGGTCCGCGCCGAGATCCCGGAAACCCGGCTGCGCCTGTTCGGCCCCGTCCCGCCCGGCGGCGAGGCGTACCGGACGAAACTGGAGAAGCTCGCCGCCGAACTCGGTGTCACCGACGGCCTCACCTTCGAGGGCCGCATCAGCGAGGTCTGGCGCGCCTACGCCGCCGGCCACGTCGTCATGCTGTCGTCCATCTCCGAGGGCTTCCCGTTCTCCCTCATCGAGGCCATGTCCTGCGGCCGTACGACGGTCTCGACCGACGTCGGCGGAGTGCGCGAGGCGGTCGGCGACACCGGCCTGGTCGTGCCGCCGCGCGAGCCGGAGAAGATGGCCGCGGCGGCCCTGACGCTGCTGAGGGACGACGAACGGCGGCTGCGGCTCGCCGAGTCGTCCCGCCAGCGGGTCATCGACCGGTTCACGCTCCGCCGCTGCGTGGAGAACTTCCGCACCATCTACCAGGAACTCGCGGGCCAGGCCGAGGTCTACGAGCCCACGGTCGAGACGGTCGCCGACTGGACTCTCGAACTGCGCGACCCCTGGTACGCGACCGTCGCGACGAACGGAACGGGCTGGTGA
- a CDS encoding endo alpha-1,4 polygalactosaminidase encodes MRRPILLIALLLLIAGCTSDPEPPDAIWQPRPGTDWQWQLRGRVDTSVDAPVYDIDGFDTPEATVAELHDKGRKVICYLSTGAWEDWRPDAKKFPKSVIGEGNGWEGERWLDIRRTDVLEPLMAARMDMCRDKGFDAVEPDNMDGYKNRTGFPLKAADQLRYNRLIADLAHERGMAAGLKNDLDQIPELVDDFDFAVNEQCAQYDECAALTPFIEAGKAVFHAEYELSTRSFCAESRRLKLSSLLKKYELGVWRQSC; translated from the coding sequence GTGAGACGCCCGATCCTCCTGATCGCCCTGCTGTTGCTGATCGCGGGCTGCACCTCCGACCCCGAGCCGCCGGACGCCATCTGGCAGCCGCGCCCCGGCACGGACTGGCAGTGGCAGCTGCGCGGCCGCGTCGACACCTCCGTCGACGCCCCCGTCTACGACATCGACGGCTTCGACACCCCCGAGGCCACGGTGGCCGAACTGCACGACAAGGGCCGCAAGGTCATCTGCTACCTCTCCACCGGCGCCTGGGAGGACTGGCGGCCCGACGCGAAGAAGTTCCCCAAGTCGGTCATCGGCGAGGGCAACGGCTGGGAGGGCGAACGCTGGCTCGACATCCGCCGCACCGACGTGCTGGAGCCGCTGATGGCGGCCCGCATGGACATGTGCCGCGACAAGGGCTTCGACGCGGTCGAGCCGGACAACATGGACGGCTACAAGAACCGCACCGGCTTCCCCCTCAAGGCTGCCGACCAGCTCCGCTACAACCGGCTGATCGCCGACCTGGCCCACGAGCGCGGCATGGCGGCCGGCCTGAAGAACGACCTCGACCAGATCCCCGAACTGGTCGACGACTTCGACTTCGCGGTCAACGAACAGTGCGCCCAGTACGACGAGTGCGCCGCCCTCACCCCCTTCATCGAGGCGGGCAAGGCGGTCTTCCACGCCGAGTACGAACTCTCCACGCGCAGCTTCTGCGCCGAGTCCCGCCGGCTGAAGTTGAGCTCGCTGCTGAAGAAGTACGAGTTGGGTGTGTGGCGCCAGAGCTGCTGA
- a CDS encoding adenosylcobinamide-GDP ribazoletransferase yields the protein MPLLPPAHGLRFAFGTLTVLPVRVTRWDRGTARGGMLCAPLAGLVVGLCAAGLGLLLLLLGASPLLAAVASVAVPAVLTRGLHLDGLADTADGLGSGKPAEDALRIMKQSDIGPFGVLTLVFVLLAQVAALAQIYEGSWARGALAAVVAATAARLALTLAARAGVPAARPDGLGAAVAGVVPAGWAGGVALAVTGAAAAAGAPFGSYDIARAALAVVASAVVADVLLRHCVRRFGGVTGDVFGGLAETAATTALLVLALG from the coding sequence ATGCCCCTGCTCCCGCCCGCGCACGGCCTGCGCTTCGCCTTCGGCACCCTCACCGTCCTGCCGGTACGGGTGACCCGCTGGGACCGTGGGACCGCACGCGGCGGGATGCTCTGCGCCCCTCTCGCCGGGCTGGTCGTCGGCCTGTGCGCGGCCGGGCTCGGTCTCCTGCTGCTGCTCCTCGGCGCGAGTCCGCTGCTCGCCGCCGTCGCAAGCGTCGCCGTCCCCGCCGTACTCACCCGTGGCCTGCACTTGGACGGGCTGGCCGACACGGCGGACGGGCTGGGCAGCGGCAAGCCCGCCGAGGACGCGCTGCGGATCATGAAGCAGTCGGACATCGGGCCGTTCGGGGTGCTCACCCTGGTCTTCGTGCTGCTGGCCCAGGTGGCGGCGCTCGCACAGATCTACGAGGGCTCCTGGGCCCGGGGCGCGCTCGCCGCCGTCGTCGCGGCCACCGCCGCCCGGCTGGCGCTGACGCTGGCGGCCCGCGCCGGGGTGCCGGCCGCCCGGCCGGACGGGCTGGGGGCGGCCGTCGCCGGGGTCGTCCCCGCGGGCTGGGCGGGGGGCGTGGCCCTCGCGGTGACCGGGGCCGCCGCGGCCGCCGGGGCGCCCTTCGGGTCGTACGACATCGCCCGCGCGGCCCTCGCGGTGGTCGCCTCCGCCGTCGTCGCCGACGTCCTGCTGCGGCACTGCGTCCGCCGGTTCGGCGGGGTCACCGGGGATGTGTTCGGCGGGCTCGCCGAGACGGCGGCCACGACGGCGCTGCTGGTGCTCGCCCTGGGGTGA
- the cobT gene encoding nicotinate-nucleotide--dimethylbenzimidazole phosphoribosyltransferase, with translation MSSLNLDDFTDLIERPDGGVRRDAEARRERQIVPPGSLGRLDDLGEWLAAAQGAVPVRSVERPRVVLFAGDHGVAELGVSARPAGSAVELVREVLQGGRPVSVLARRLGVPVRVVDMALDCDPQALPEDVVKHRVRRGSGRIDIEDALTAEEAEAAFRAGVAVADEEADSGTDLVVLGDVSVGGTTVAGVLVAALCGTDASVVTGRGGLAIDDLVWMRKCAAIRDALRRARPVLGDQLQLLATVGGADVAAMTGFLLQCAVRKTPVILDGVVAAACALVAQRIAFRAPDWWLAGHNSGEPGQAKALDRMALEPLLDHGVSVGEGAGGLLALPMVQAAAALAAELPERPAEKKPSEEPEAE, from the coding sequence ATGAGCTCGCTTAATCTCGACGACTTCACCGACCTGATCGAGCGCCCGGACGGCGGGGTGCGCCGCGACGCGGAGGCGCGCCGGGAGCGTCAGATCGTGCCGCCCGGTTCGCTGGGGCGCCTCGACGACCTGGGTGAGTGGCTGGCCGCGGCGCAGGGTGCCGTACCGGTGCGGTCGGTGGAACGGCCGCGGGTGGTGCTGTTCGCCGGTGACCACGGTGTCGCGGAGCTGGGGGTGTCGGCGCGGCCCGCGGGGAGCGCCGTGGAGCTGGTGCGGGAGGTGCTTCAGGGCGGCCGGCCGGTGTCCGTGCTGGCCCGGCGGCTCGGCGTGCCGGTGCGGGTCGTGGACATGGCTCTGGACTGCGATCCGCAGGCGCTGCCCGAGGACGTCGTGAAGCATCGGGTACGGCGGGGCAGTGGGCGGATCGACATCGAGGACGCGCTGACCGCCGAGGAGGCCGAGGCGGCGTTCCGGGCCGGGGTCGCGGTGGCCGACGAGGAGGCCGACTCCGGTACGGATCTGGTGGTGCTCGGCGATGTGAGCGTGGGCGGGACCACGGTGGCCGGGGTGCTGGTCGCCGCGCTGTGCGGGACCGACGCGTCGGTGGTGACCGGGCGGGGCGGGCTCGCGATCGACGACCTGGTGTGGATGCGCAAGTGCGCGGCGATCCGGGACGCGTTGCGGCGGGCGCGGCCGGTGCTCGGGGATCAGTTGCAGTTGCTGGCGACGGTCGGCGGGGCCGATGTCGCGGCGATGACCGGGTTCCTGCTCCAGTGCGCGGTGCGGAAGACGCCGGTGATCCTGGACGGTGTGGTGGCGGCCGCGTGTGCGCTGGTGGCGCAGCGGATCGCGTTCCGGGCGCCGGACTGGTGGCTGGCCGGGCACAACAGCGGGGAGCCGGGTCAGGCCAAGGCGCTGGACCGGATGGCGCTGGAGCCGCTGCTCGACCACGGGGTGTCGGTCGGTGAGGGCGCGGGGGGCCTGTTGGCGCTGCCCATGGTGCAGGCCGCGGCGGCGTTGGCGGCGGAGCTTCCGGAGCGGCCGGCGGAGAAGAAGCCGAGCGAGGAGCCGGAGGCCGAGTAG
- a CDS encoding class I SAM-dependent methyltransferase encodes MSSSAPVAPPAIDLRRAKYLAELAQGTARFHAARRDSCPWCGGQRLRTRLTAPDVIQRKPGTFTLDECQDCAHVFQNPGLTPEGAAFYHRDRDLYERPPSRRRNRQRVRAMLRFPVPESWLDVGTGDGDFPAVAQELLPYTSFDGTDPTPRVLRARATERVEEAYVGHLTSPRLLARLRSRYDVVSVFHQLEQSPSPREELGAAIAALRPGGHLVLELTNPQSAFAALLGKWWPGHAQPRQAHLIPLANVYEVLESHNCTILTTDESTPHTPTDLATATTRALAQALPSPDTPWRVTPPTLLQHTTRAALTPATVPLRLTAAALDHALAPVLRRTGFSNAYRVIARKDPLP; translated from the coding sequence ATGTCGTCGTCCGCCCCCGTCGCCCCACCGGCGATCGACCTGCGCCGCGCCAAGTACCTCGCCGAACTCGCCCAGGGCACCGCGCGTTTCCACGCGGCGCGGCGCGACAGCTGCCCCTGGTGCGGCGGGCAGCGCCTGCGCACCCGCCTCACGGCACCCGACGTCATCCAGCGCAAGCCGGGCACGTTCACGCTCGACGAGTGCCAGGACTGCGCGCATGTCTTCCAGAACCCCGGTCTCACCCCGGAGGGCGCGGCGTTCTACCACCGGGACCGGGACCTGTACGAGCGCCCGCCCTCGCGGCGCCGCAACCGGCAGCGCGTCCGGGCGATGCTGCGCTTCCCAGTGCCGGAGAGCTGGCTGGACGTGGGCACGGGCGACGGCGACTTCCCGGCCGTCGCCCAGGAGTTGCTCCCGTACACGTCCTTCGACGGCACGGACCCCACCCCGCGCGTCCTGCGCGCCCGCGCCACGGAACGCGTGGAGGAGGCCTACGTGGGGCACCTGACCAGCCCCCGCCTCCTGGCCCGTCTGCGCTCCCGCTACGACGTGGTGAGCGTCTTCCACCAGCTGGAACAGTCCCCGTCACCCCGCGAGGAACTCGGGGCGGCGATCGCGGCCCTCCGTCCCGGCGGTCACCTCGTCCTCGAACTGACCAACCCCCAGAGCGCCTTCGCCGCACTCCTGGGCAAGTGGTGGCCCGGCCACGCGCAACCCCGCCAGGCCCACCTCATCCCGCTCGCCAACGTGTACGAGGTCCTGGAGTCCCACAACTGCACGATCCTCACCACGGACGAGTCCACCCCCCACACCCCCACGGACCTCGCCACGGCGACGACCCGAGCCCTCGCCCAGGCCCTCCCTTCCCCCGACACCCCCTGGCGAGTCACCCCACCCACCCTGCTGCAACACACCACGCGCGCGGCCCTGACACCGGCGACCGTCCCCCTGCGCCTGACAGCCGCGGCCCTGGACCACGCCCTGGCGCCCGTCCTCCGCCGCACCGGCTTCTCCAACGCGTACCGGGTGATCGCCCGCAAGGACCCACTGCCGTAA
- a CDS encoding bifunctional adenosylcobinamide kinase/adenosylcobinamide-phosphate guanylyltransferase yields MEITLLGTGAPMGLPRPDCPCAACAGALGADARAATSVLVDGTLLLDLTPGAAFAAARAGRSLAGVRQVLLSHPHDGPPVEVPAGLPQPGRVPDGRELALLTGHRVRALAMDAPGTGYAVTGPDGLRLLYLPPGCAPAGVEEGGAAAEPYDMVLLDVVGRPDALARLRAVGAVGPTTDVIAVHLDHDVPPGAESRRRLAAAGARAVPDGASAAVGAYEEVPDVPRRTLVLGGARSGKSVEAERRLEAFPHVLYVATGGTRNGDGEWAERVAAHRERRPGSWRTVETCDLVPLLAEDGPPLLIDCLSLWLTDAMDAVGAWDDAEWADGGEKALRERVRALTEAVRGTRRVVVAVSNEVGSGIVPATASGRRYRDELGRLNAAFAGECEQVLLVVAGQAVVLRG; encoded by the coding sequence GTGGAAATTACTTTGCTCGGCACCGGCGCCCCGATGGGGCTGCCCCGGCCCGACTGTCCCTGCGCGGCCTGTGCCGGAGCACTGGGCGCGGACGCGCGCGCGGCGACCTCGGTGCTTGTGGACGGCACGTTGCTGCTCGACCTGACGCCGGGGGCGGCGTTCGCGGCGGCGCGGGCGGGGCGGTCGCTGGCGGGGGTACGGCAGGTGCTGTTGTCGCATCCGCACGACGGGCCGCCCGTGGAGGTGCCGGCCGGGCTGCCGCAGCCCGGGCGGGTGCCGGACGGGCGGGAGTTGGCGCTGCTGACGGGGCATCGGGTGCGGGCGCTGGCGATGGACGCGCCGGGCACGGGGTACGCGGTGACCGGGCCGGACGGGCTGCGGTTGCTGTATCTGCCGCCGGGGTGCGCGCCGGCCGGGGTCGAGGAGGGGGGCGCGGCTGCGGAGCCGTACGACATGGTGCTCCTGGATGTCGTGGGGCGGCCGGACGCGCTGGCGCGGCTGCGGGCGGTGGGGGCGGTCGGGCCCACCACGGACGTCATCGCCGTACACCTGGATCACGACGTGCCGCCCGGGGCCGAGTCGCGGCGGCGGCTGGCGGCGGCGGGGGCGCGGGCCGTGCCGGACGGGGCGAGTGCGGCGGTGGGGGCGTACGAGGAGGTGCCGGATGTGCCGCGCCGGACGCTGGTGCTGGGTGGGGCGCGGTCGGGCAAGTCGGTGGAGGCGGAGCGGCGGCTGGAGGCGTTCCCCCATGTGCTGTACGTCGCGACGGGCGGCACCCGTAACGGGGACGGCGAGTGGGCGGAGCGGGTGGCCGCGCATCGGGAGCGGCGGCCGGGGTCGTGGCGGACGGTGGAGACGTGCGACCTGGTACCGCTGCTCGCGGAGGACGGGCCGCCGCTGCTGATCGACTGCCTGTCGCTGTGGCTGACGGACGCGATGGACGCGGTGGGCGCCTGGGACGACGCGGAGTGGGCCGACGGCGGTGAGAAGGCGCTGCGCGAGCGGGTGCGCGCGCTGACGGAGGCGGTACGGGGCACCCGGCGGGTGGTGGTCGCCGTGTCGAACGAGGTGGGCTCGGGCATCGTCCCCGCCACCGCGTCCGGACGGCGCTACCGGGACGAACTCGGGCGCCTGAACGCGGCGTTCGCGGGCGAGTGCGAGCAGGTGCTGCTGGTGGTGGCGGGGCAGGCCGTGGTGCTGCGGGGGTGA
- a CDS encoding S1C family serine protease, producing the protein MEAPPYRLAGLSCCLALVFVSGCTVGGSAPRSEPSTTQAAVPVAANDLQNDYQRVIRDVLPSVVQIQGRQDLGSGVVYDDKGHIVTNAHVVGEQRTFQVTTVNSEDPLRARLVYSYPEQDLAVVQLDRPPKGLRPAAFGDSKKVEVGQIVLAMGSPLGLSSSVTQGIVSATGRTVTEPSEGGGPGATIANMVQTSADINPGNSGGALVNLDGQVIGIPTLGATDPGIGAGAAPGIGFAIPASTVKLIADQIVKDGRVTDSGRAALGITGRTVVDDEYQAAGVAVVEVRGGGAAAQAGIEPGDVITRLGDTEITTLTSLAEALAALRPGDRTKVTFTRNGDEQTVDVTLGEQ; encoded by the coding sequence ATGGAAGCTCCCCCTTACCGCCTTGCGGGTCTGTCGTGCTGCCTCGCCCTGGTCTTCGTCTCCGGGTGCACCGTCGGCGGGTCGGCGCCGCGGTCCGAGCCGTCGACGACGCAGGCCGCCGTGCCGGTGGCGGCGAACGATCTGCAGAACGACTACCAGAGGGTGATCAGGGACGTCCTGCCGTCGGTCGTACAGATCCAGGGCCGCCAGGATCTGGGCTCCGGGGTGGTGTACGACGACAAGGGCCACATCGTGACCAACGCGCACGTCGTCGGTGAGCAGCGCACGTTCCAGGTGACGACCGTCAACAGCGAGGACCCGCTGCGGGCCCGGCTCGTCTACTCGTATCCCGAGCAGGACCTGGCCGTGGTGCAGCTGGACCGGCCTCCGAAGGGACTGCGGCCGGCGGCCTTCGGGGACTCCAAGAAGGTCGAGGTGGGGCAGATCGTGCTGGCGATGGGGTCGCCGCTCGGGCTGTCGTCGAGCGTGACGCAGGGGATCGTGTCGGCGACCGGGCGGACCGTCACGGAGCCCAGTGAAGGCGGCGGTCCGGGGGCGACGATCGCCAACATGGTGCAGACGTCGGCGGACATCAACCCGGGCAACAGCGGCGGCGCCCTGGTGAACCTCGACGGGCAGGTCATCGGCATTCCGACGCTGGGCGCGACCGACCCCGGCATCGGGGCGGGCGCGGCGCCCGGTATCGGGTTCGCGATCCCGGCGTCGACGGTGAAGCTGATCGCCGATCAGATCGTCAAGGACGGCCGGGTCACCGACTCGGGGCGGGCGGCGCTCGGCATCACGGGCCGTACCGTCGTCGACGACGAGTACCAGGCCGCCGGGGTGGCCGTCGTCGAGGTGCGCGGTGGCGGGGCGGCGGCGCAGGCCGGGATCGAACCCGGGGATGTCATCACCAGGTTGGGTGACACGGAGATCACCACCCTCACCTCACTGGCCGAGGCGCTGGCGGCGCTGCGGCCGGGCGACCGGACGAAGGTGACGTTCACTCGGAACGGCGATGAGCAGACCGTGGACGTGACGCTGGGTGAGCAGTGA
- a CDS encoding class I SAM-dependent methyltransferase codes for MARQLDEQIAGRFPVGQRLRVLDVGMGQGTQALRLARAGHRVTGIEKDATMLAAARSALTEEPEGIRERVRLIEGDGRDTGVHFLPGSFDVVLCHGVLMYVDDPDPLLAGLARMLAPGGLLSLLVRNGDALALRPGLSGDWTAALAAFDTTAYRNRLGLDVRADRLGALTATLAGIGAPLHAWYGVRVLTDTASDGAEVPADVETLLAVEERAGRTDPYRGVAALLHLCGVRG; via the coding sequence GTGGCTCGGCAGCTCGACGAGCAGATAGCCGGGCGGTTCCCGGTCGGGCAGCGGCTGCGGGTGCTCGACGTGGGGATGGGCCAGGGGACGCAGGCGCTGCGGCTGGCCCGGGCCGGGCACCGCGTCACCGGCATAGAGAAGGACGCCACCATGCTCGCCGCGGCGAGGTCGGCGCTGACGGAGGAGCCGGAGGGGATCCGGGAGCGGGTACGGCTCATCGAGGGGGACGGCCGGGACACGGGGGTGCACTTCCTGCCCGGCAGCTTCGACGTCGTGCTCTGTCATGGCGTGCTCATGTACGTCGACGATCCCGATCCGCTGCTGGCGGGGCTGGCGCGGATGCTGGCGCCGGGCGGGCTGCTGTCGCTGCTGGTGCGCAACGGGGACGCGCTGGCCCTCCGGCCGGGTCTGTCCGGCGACTGGACCGCGGCGCTCGCCGCCTTCGACACCACGGCGTACCGCAACCGGCTGGGCCTCGACGTCCGCGCCGACCGGCTGGGCGCGCTCACGGCCACCCTCGCCGGGATCGGCGCACCGCTGCACGCCTGGTACGGCGTGCGGGTCCTCACCGACACGGCGTCCGACGGCGCGGAGGTCCCGGCGGACGTGGAGACGCTGCTGGCGGTTGAGGAGCGGGCCGGGCGCACGGATCCGTACCGGGGGGTCGCGGCGTTGCTGCATCTGTGCGGGGTGCGGGGCTGA
- a CDS encoding DUF3043 domain-containing protein, which translates to MPRDPVPLGFVFRSRAKDEKAAVAAQAQVTDSKQTRDPQAPKGRPTPKRSEAQSQRRSVANTSMTRKEAAKRQREERRAAMERQRQALAGGDERYLPARDKGPVRRFARDFVDSRFNIAEYFLPMAVVILVLSMVRVPALQSVALLLWLVVIVLIVLDSIVTGYRLKKRLAERFPDENKRGAVAYALMRSLQMRRLRLPKPQVKRGERP; encoded by the coding sequence ATGCCCCGGGACCCCGTACCCTTGGGTTTTGTGTTCCGTAGCCGTGCCAAAGACGAGAAGGCCGCCGTCGCCGCCCAGGCCCAGGTGACCGACTCCAAGCAGACCCGTGACCCGCAGGCCCCGAAGGGCCGGCCGACACCCAAGCGCAGTGAGGCCCAGTCTCAGCGCCGCAGCGTCGCCAACACGTCGATGACGCGCAAGGAGGCCGCCAAGCGACAGCGCGAGGAGCGCCGTGCCGCCATGGAGCGGCAGCGTCAGGCGCTGGCGGGCGGTGACGAGCGGTACCTGCCGGCGCGCGACAAGGGGCCGGTGCGCCGGTTCGCCCGTGACTTCGTCGACTCCCGGTTCAACATCGCGGAGTACTTCCTGCCGATGGCCGTGGTCATCCTCGTGCTGAGCATGGTGCGGGTGCCGGCGCTGCAGAGCGTCGCGCTGCTGCTGTGGCTGGTGGTGATCGTGCTGATCGTGCTGGACTCGATCGTCACCGGGTACCGGCTGAAGAAGCGGCTGGCCGAGCGCTTCCCCGACGAGAACAAGCGTGGCGCGGTCGCCTACGCGCTGATGCGTTCCCTCCAGATGCGCCGACTCCGGCTGCCCAAGCCGCAGGTCAAGCGCGGAGAGCGGCCCTGA